A portion of the Chryseobacterium tructae genome contains these proteins:
- a CDS encoding GAF domain-containing protein, translating to MSELKKRLSSILESPKHNTEEKLEKVCHLLDQEISYFNWTGFYFKNGDKDELILGPYVGAPTDHTIIPYGKGICGQVAVSNETFVVPDVHEESNYLSCSIDTKAEIVVPIFKDGKNIGQIDIDSHTVDPFTVEDRELLEWLCNEVSKIL from the coding sequence ATGTCAGAATTAAAGAAAAGACTTTCCTCTATTCTTGAAAGTCCAAAACATAATACAGAAGAGAAGCTTGAAAAGGTTTGTCACCTGTTAGATCAAGAGATCTCTTATTTTAACTGGACAGGTTTCTACTTTAAAAATGGAGATAAAGATGAACTGATCTTAGGCCCATATGTAGGAGCTCCAACAGATCATACCATTATTCCTTACGGAAAAGGAATCTGCGGGCAGGTAGCTGTTTCCAATGAAACATTTGTAGTACCTGATGTACATGAAGAAAGCAACTATTTAAGCTGTTCAATTGATACTAAAGCTGAAATAGTAGTTCCAATCTTTAAAGACGGGAAAAATATCGGTCAGATTGATATTGATTCTCATACTGTTGATCCTTTTACAGTTGAAGATAGAGAATTATTGGAATGGCTTTGTAATGAAGTTTCCAAAATTTTGTAA
- a CDS encoding bacteriocin-like protein: MKNLKKISRETAKQIKGAGLTKCTEHSQCIFGMCCKGVCMEYICFEE, from the coding sequence ATGAAAAATCTAAAGAAGATCAGCAGAGAAACTGCAAAACAAATCAAGGGAGCAGGTCTTACAAAATGCACAGAACATTCACAATGTATTTTCGGAATGTGCTGTAAAGGTGTTTGTATGGAATATATCTGTTTTGAAGAATAA
- a CDS encoding sugar MFS transporter, whose product MNKEVQTKSRNYTVPLITITLLFFMWGFITCMNDILIPYLKQLFKLTFFESMLVQFCFFGAYFIGSLIYFLISISKGDPINKVGYKKGILFGIGLAALGCILFYPAATFSYYPLFLGALFILGLGFTVLQITANAYVSLLGSEESASSRLNMTQAFNAFGTTIAPVLGGHLIFELFSEPDGTFSAVATRIPYLIFAAILLLVGLLISRVKLPSFQTETEETVQGWGALKYSHLKFGVFAMFCYVGGEVAVGSFIISFLEETMKFNEAISKNYLSLYWGGAMIGRFLGAISLNQSISQSKKAIFMLGAAALVFLVIFSIVNLTFDQISFFLVFILLNFVAFFVGKAAPARTLSIFAAINVILLISTMVNHGEIAMYSVLGIGIFNSIMFSNIYTLAISGLGKYTSQGSSLVVMAILGGAIVPIFQGYLADQFGVQHSFIIPVFCYLAILIFGAYCTKYLGHVESTEAKSGH is encoded by the coding sequence ATGAATAAAGAAGTACAAACGAAAAGCAGGAATTATACGGTTCCATTGATTACCATCACCCTGCTATTTTTTATGTGGGGATTTATCACCTGCATGAATGATATCCTGATCCCCTATCTGAAACAACTTTTTAAGCTTACCTTTTTTGAATCCATGCTGGTACAGTTTTGTTTCTTCGGAGCTTACTTTATCGGATCTTTAATCTATTTTCTGATTTCCATTTCTAAAGGAGATCCTATCAACAAAGTAGGATACAAAAAAGGAATTTTGTTCGGAATCGGTTTAGCCGCATTAGGTTGCATCCTCTTCTATCCGGCAGCAACATTCTCTTACTATCCTTTATTCCTGGGAGCTTTATTTATTTTAGGACTAGGCTTTACGGTATTACAGATCACGGCCAATGCTTATGTTTCATTACTGGGTTCAGAAGAATCTGCTTCCAGCCGATTAAATATGACCCAGGCTTTCAATGCATTCGGAACAACGATTGCACCGGTATTGGGTGGACATTTAATTTTTGAATTATTTTCTGAGCCGGACGGAACTTTCAGTGCGGTTGCCACCAGAATCCCATATTTGATCTTTGCGGCGATTCTTCTCCTGGTAGGATTATTAATTTCAAGAGTAAAACTACCTTCATTTCAAACAGAAACCGAAGAAACCGTACAGGGTTGGGGAGCATTAAAGTACAGCCATCTAAAATTCGGAGTTTTTGCCATGTTTTGCTATGTAGGTGGTGAGGTTGCAGTAGGAAGTTTCATCATCAGCTTTCTTGAAGAAACCATGAAATTCAATGAAGCAATCAGTAAAAATTATCTTTCTTTATACTGGGGAGGTGCCATGATCGGGCGTTTCTTAGGAGCAATTTCATTAAACCAGTCTATTAGCCAGTCTAAAAAGGCAATTTTTATGCTAGGGGCTGCTGCGCTGGTTTTCCTTGTAATTTTCAGCATTGTAAACCTTACTTTTGACCAAATCAGCTTTTTCTTGGTATTTATCTTGCTGAATTTCGTAGCATTTTTTGTGGGTAAAGCCGCTCCGGCAAGAACATTATCCATTTTTGCAGCCATTAACGTTATTTTATTGATTTCAACAATGGTTAACCATGGAGAAATAGCAATGTACAGTGTGTTAGGAATCGGGATTTTCAATTCAATCATGTTCTCTAACATTTATACTTTGGCCATTTCAGGATTAGGAAAATATACCAGTCAGGGATCATCCTTAGTTGTTATGGCTATTTTGGGAGGTGCTATTGTTCCTATTTTCCAGGGCTATCTTGCCGATCAGTTTGGAGTACAGCATTCATTTATTATTCCTGTATTTTGCTATCTGGCCATTTTAATTTTCGGAGCGTACTGCACGAAATATCTTGGTCATGTAGAAAGTACGGAAGCTAAATCAGGACATTAA
- a CDS encoding bacteriocin-like protein, which translates to MKNLKKISREKASQINGGSTERCNEFSPCAAGWCCNGICSPFICME; encoded by the coding sequence ATGAAAAATCTAAAGAAAATTAGCAGAGAAAAGGCCAGTCAAATTAATGGCGGGTCTACTGAAAGATGCAATGAATTCAGTCCATGTGCTGCAGGATGGTGTTGCAATGGTATTTGTTCACCATTTATTTGTATGGAGTAA
- a CDS encoding bacteriocin-like protein, with protein MKNLKKINREAAKQINGGAIARCSNTRPCSIGWCCDGVCSPYMCPIID; from the coding sequence ATGAAAAATTTAAAGAAAATCAACAGAGAAGCAGCAAAGCAAATCAATGGAGGAGCTATTGCAAGATGTAGTAATACAAGACCATGTTCAATAGGATGGTGTTGTGATGGAGTTTGTAGTCCCTATATGTGTCCTATAATAGATTAG
- a CDS encoding MBL fold metallo-hydrolase, translating to MKLKFLGTGTSQGVPVIGCTCEVCISENPKDKRLRSSVMVTTDENKKILIDCGPDFRQQMLTNHEHTVDLALITHEHNDHVIGLDDMRPLIFKSGKDVPLYCYSRVAREIKNRFPYAFADVRYPGAPAFELHEIENKPFQVLDTEVTPIEVIHFKISVFGYKFKNLAYITDAGFISETEKEKLKNLDVLILNCIRKFDPHPAHFILPDVIKLFEELKPKKLFLTHISHHLGVHDIEDKLLPPGMHLAYDGLEINF from the coding sequence ATGAAGTTGAAATTTTTAGGAACCGGTACTTCCCAGGGTGTGCCCGTTATAGGCTGCACCTGCGAGGTGTGTATTTCCGAAAATCCGAAAGATAAACGTTTACGTTCATCTGTAATGGTCACTACGGATGAAAATAAAAAGATACTCATCGATTGCGGCCCGGATTTCAGGCAGCAAATGCTTACGAACCACGAACATACTGTAGATCTTGCACTGATTACCCATGAACATAATGATCATGTGATCGGTCTTGATGATATGCGGCCACTTATTTTTAAAAGTGGAAAGGATGTTCCTCTTTACTGCTATTCAAGGGTAGCCCGTGAGATTAAAAACCGCTTTCCTTACGCTTTTGCAGATGTAAGATATCCTGGTGCTCCGGCTTTTGAACTTCACGAAATCGAAAATAAACCGTTCCAGGTTTTGGATACGGAGGTAACTCCTATTGAAGTCATTCACTTTAAAATTAGTGTCTTTGGTTATAAGTTTAAAAACCTTGCCTATATTACAGATGCAGGGTTTATTTCTGAAACGGAAAAAGAAAAATTAAAGAATCTGGATGTTCTCATTTTAAACTGTATCAGGAAATTTGATCCGCATCCGGCTCATTTTATCCTTCCTGATGTGATCAAACTGTTTGAAGAGCTAAAACCTAAAAAATTATTTTTAACTCACATCAGCCATCATTTGGGTGTGCATGATATTGAAGATAAACTACTTCCACCCGGAATGCACCTTGCCTACGATGGTTTGGAGATAAATTTTTAA
- a CDS encoding cupin domain-containing protein, which yields MSGTVILSEGAEFDHVIQEVSKYIHLYVMPFGKSERSFTRIDKRENMYGGNGTVHMIQMFDQSELANNRLAAYMVLLNKGDESGFHTHHERNEEELYVVVHGTGEYRERTGTEGIIRKKTLQKGDITAISSIGYHSIENTDNEPLIMFVITTNNP from the coding sequence ATGTCCGGAACAGTTATATTGTCTGAAGGAGCAGAATTTGACCACGTTATACAAGAAGTTTCGAAATACATCCATCTTTATGTAATGCCATTTGGAAAGAGCGAGCGAAGCTTCACACGCATTGATAAACGTGAAAATATGTATGGCGGAAATGGAACAGTACACATGATACAAATGTTCGATCAGTCGGAACTTGCTAATAATCGTCTGGCCGCTTATATGGTTTTATTGAACAAAGGTGATGAATCAGGGTTTCATACTCATCACGAAAGAAACGAAGAAGAATTATACGTCGTAGTGCATGGAACAGGTGAATATCGTGAAAGAACCGGAACAGAAGGAATCATCCGTAAAAAGACTCTTCAAAAAGGAGATATTACAGCCATCAGTTCCATTGGATATCATTCTATTGAAAATACGGACAACGAACCTCTAATTATGTTTGTTATCACTACCAACAACCCATAA
- a CDS encoding DUF4260 domain-containing protein, which produces MKTQLKLEYVAFLVLGIFAFTQTGYSWWWFVALFLAPDLSMLGYTINNKVGAFCYNLFHHLGVAIIVYILGMTLSLPYLQMIGAILFSHSAFDRILGYGLKYPDSFQNTHLGKIGKKVE; this is translated from the coding sequence ATGAAAACTCAATTAAAACTTGAATACGTCGCCTTTTTAGTCCTTGGAATTTTTGCTTTTACCCAAACAGGATATTCCTGGTGGTGGTTTGTCGCTTTATTTCTTGCTCCGGATCTTTCTATGTTGGGTTATACCATCAATAATAAAGTAGGTGCGTTTTGTTATAACTTATTTCATCACCTTGGAGTAGCCATTATTGTATATATTCTCGGAATGACCTTATCTCTACCTTATTTACAAATGATCGGAGCCATTTTATTCTCCCATTCAGCTTTTGATAGAATATTAGGATATGGATTGAAATATCCGGATAGTTTTCAGAACACGCATTTGGGGAAGATTGGAAAAAAGGTGGAGTGA
- a CDS encoding TonB-dependent receptor: MYQKLTPKQKALTINLDPTIYGTFAEIGAGQETVRHFFRAGGASGTIAKAMSAYDKDFSDAIYGKEVKNRYVTQNRLRKMLRYEVALIEERISRDNNPDRKFFSYANTVTTINFDKTVKGHGWVGIRFQTKENEDYNEIVIHVKFKENDATLQQETLGNLGVNLIFGAFNYFDNPRTLVESLYDDIAKDNLEIDMIDFSGPAFSYVDNRLMSLQLVKNGMTDAVIFNSQGNNMLPADVLYKKNIFAVRGSFRPVTKVNIDMLQNGMDMFFKDAICTHEETEVLIEITISNLRADGDIDERDFLDRVDILGKLGYTVIISNFSEYYRLIDYFASYTSGDIGVAMGVNNLLMVFDEKYYKNLSGGILEAFGKFFRNGMRVYLYPYKDPETHQLLDSTNLKVEENLKELYKYFMRNNRIVDITNYNPEFLEIYSREILRKIACCVKGWETQVPEGVAEMIKERGMFGYKEELPLKQFS, from the coding sequence ATGTATCAGAAACTAACTCCTAAACAAAAAGCATTAACAATTAATCTAGATCCTACTATTTATGGTACTTTCGCAGAAATTGGAGCAGGGCAGGAGACTGTTCGTCACTTTTTTAGAGCAGGGGGAGCTTCCGGTACGATTGCTAAGGCGATGTCTGCTTACGACAAAGATTTTAGTGATGCTATCTACGGAAAAGAAGTAAAAAACAGGTATGTTACCCAGAATAGACTTCGCAAAATGCTTCGCTATGAAGTCGCTTTGATCGAAGAGAGAATTTCGAGGGATAACAATCCGGACAGAAAATTCTTTTCCTATGCCAATACAGTAACCACCATCAACTTCGACAAAACCGTAAAAGGCCACGGCTGGGTGGGAATTCGTTTTCAAACTAAAGAAAATGAGGATTACAACGAAATCGTAATCCACGTGAAATTCAAAGAAAATGACGCTACCTTACAACAGGAAACCCTAGGGAATCTTGGAGTGAATCTTATTTTCGGAGCTTTTAATTACTTTGATAATCCAAGAACCTTAGTAGAGTCTTTATACGACGATATTGCAAAAGACAACCTGGAGATTGATATGATCGATTTCAGTGGGCCTGCTTTTTCTTATGTTGATAACAGATTGATGTCTCTTCAGTTAGTGAAAAACGGAATGACTGATGCGGTTATCTTCAATTCTCAGGGAAACAATATGCTTCCGGCAGATGTACTGTACAAGAAAAACATCTTTGCGGTAAGAGGAAGTTTCAGACCTGTAACGAAGGTAAACATAGATATGCTTCAGAATGGAATGGATATGTTCTTTAAAGATGCAATCTGTACCCATGAAGAAACAGAAGTCCTTATTGAGATTACTATTTCTAACCTTAGAGCAGATGGGGATATTGATGAAAGAGACTTTCTGGATCGGGTAGATATTTTGGGCAAATTAGGATATACCGTTATTATTTCAAACTTCTCAGAATACTATAGACTGATCGATTATTTCGCATCTTATACAAGTGGAGATATCGGAGTTGCCATGGGAGTAAACAACCTATTGATGGTATTTGACGAAAAATACTATAAGAATCTTTCGGGGGGAATTCTTGAAGCCTTCGGTAAATTTTTCCGAAACGGGATGAGAGTGTACCTTTATCCTTATAAAGATCCTGAAACACACCAGTTGTTGGATTCTACCAATCTTAAAGTAGAAGAAAACCTGAAGGAATTGTATAAATATTTCATGCGTAACAACCGTATTGTAGATATTACAAATTACAATCCTGAGTTTTTGGAAATTTATTCCAGAGAAATTTTAAGAAAAATAGCATGTTGCGTTAAAGGATGGGAAACCCAGGTACCTGAAGGCGTAGCAGAAATGATTAAAGAACGTGGAATGTTCGGGTATAAAGAAGAACTTCCTTTAAAACAATTCTCTTAA
- a CDS encoding ABC transporter substrate-binding protein, whose translation MKVISLVPSITEALFDLGLTENEVIGRTKFCIHPEEKIKNVPVIGGTKNINIEKIKALQPDIILANKEENIKEQVEALMDDFKVIVTNVETIEDNYYLLKNLGKLLGKEEKAQLFNLKIYEVLNQAKLDTPVKAAYLIWKNPYMTIGSDTFIHKIMAEIGFENIFKDKTRYPEITTEELEKADVIMLSSEPFPFKEKHIEELRAFYPEKKMMIVDGEAFSWYGTHIAKCEHYFKKLISEVHSMQL comes from the coding sequence ATGAAAGTGATCTCTCTAGTACCATCCATCACAGAGGCATTATTTGATTTAGGCCTTACGGAAAATGAAGTTATCGGGCGAACAAAATTCTGTATCCATCCCGAAGAAAAGATAAAAAATGTTCCTGTTATTGGAGGAACAAAGAATATCAATATTGAAAAAATTAAGGCGCTACAGCCGGATATTATCCTTGCCAATAAAGAGGAAAATATCAAAGAACAGGTAGAAGCTTTAATGGATGACTTCAAGGTTATAGTAACCAACGTAGAAACTATTGAAGACAACTATTACTTGCTTAAAAACCTGGGAAAGCTTTTGGGAAAGGAAGAAAAAGCTCAACTTTTCAATCTTAAGATCTACGAAGTTCTTAATCAGGCTAAGCTTGATACTCCTGTAAAAGCAGCTTATCTGATCTGGAAAAATCCTTACATGACCATTGGTTCTGATACATTTATCCATAAAATAATGGCGGAAATTGGTTTTGAAAACATATTTAAAGATAAAACCCGATATCCGGAAATTACTACTGAAGAGCTGGAGAAAGCGGATGTGATCATGCTCTCTTCTGAGCCATTCCCCTTTAAAGAAAAGCATATTGAAGAACTGCGGGCTTTTTATCCTGAGAAAAAGATGATGATTGTAGATGGTGAAGCATTCTCATGGTATGGAACCCATATTGCAAAATGTGAGCATTACTTTAAAAAACTTATTTCTGAAGTACATTCTATGCAGCTTTGA
- the rpsO gene encoding 30S ribosomal protein S15 — protein MYLTTDKKQEIFAQHGKSAQDTGSAEGQIALFTFRINHLSQHLKANRHDFNTERSLVKLVGKRKSLLDYLKKKDIARYRAIIAALGLRK, from the coding sequence ATGTACTTAACAACAGACAAAAAGCAGGAAATTTTCGCACAACACGGGAAATCTGCACAAGACACAGGAAGCGCAGAAGGACAAATCGCTCTTTTCACTTTCAGAATTAATCACTTATCTCAACACCTAAAGGCTAACCGTCACGATTTCAACACTGAGAGATCTCTAGTGAAATTGGTAGGTAAGAGAAAAAGTTTATTAGATTACCTTAAGAAAAAAGATATCGCAAGATATAGAGCAATTATTGCTGCATTAGGACTAAGAAAATAA
- a CDS encoding pyruvate decarboxylase: MRKFIFFTAVTTFLFIGFTSVKAQRNADDKIKKVLYFNPEVEPDIDEIKEPTNNAFFDVVSDNFSSRKNKLLRAEVQVPFDSIDKQTIVDYCSNNDADFAIVSKVRYFKVGFGKYVFSNQVVVSMKLFGADGNLVTETDHDTYRKNMRLLGSTVNSVKIGTEGAIKGIIKKLRKLKPTDTEL; this comes from the coding sequence ATGAGAAAATTTATATTCTTTACAGCAGTTACTACTTTTTTATTCATCGGTTTTACTTCGGTAAAAGCACAAAGAAATGCTGATGATAAAATAAAAAAAGTTCTATACTTCAATCCCGAGGTAGAGCCTGATATTGATGAAATAAAGGAGCCTACCAACAATGCATTCTTTGATGTTGTTTCCGATAACTTCAGCAGTAGAAAAAATAAATTACTTCGTGCAGAAGTTCAGGTTCCCTTCGACAGTATAGACAAACAGACCATTGTGGACTACTGTTCCAATAACGATGCTGATTTTGCCATTGTTTCTAAAGTACGTTACTTTAAGGTAGGTTTTGGAAAGTATGTTTTCTCCAACCAAGTAGTGGTCAGCATGAAACTTTTCGGAGCTGATGGAAATCTGGTTACAGAAACGGATCATGATACTTATCGTAAAAACATGCGCCTGCTTGGTTCTACCGTAAACTCCGTAAAAATAGGTACGGAAGGAGCTATTAAAGGAATCATTAAAAAGCTAAGAAAGCTCAAACCTACAGATACGGAATTGTAG
- the mgtE gene encoding magnesium transporter: MNSRDELIFNPADIAETLSELPADERLLAFLKVPKEYKAEVFSHLDPDFQEDTIRSIGSDEVSEILNAMTPDDRTALFEDFPDELIKYSINHLNPQERRIALKLLGYNSDSIARLMTPYYIQIRKEWTVKRCLQQIKKVGRKVETMNYLYVVDERNRLIDDLAIGTLLLEEEDTLVSDMTDNHFVAITTTTSKEDAVTYFEKYDRGALPIITEAGVLVGIVTIDDILDQIEQQNTEDIQKFGGLEALDLPYIQTSWTEMIKKRATWLIILFVSEMLTASAMGYFDKEIEKAVVLALFVPLIISSGGNSGSQAATLIIRAMALQEISLKDWWYVMKKEIISGLCLGAILGVIGFIRIMLWQKIGLFDYGQYWAYVGLSVSVSLIAIVLWGTLSGSMIPFVLKKLNLDPATSSAPFVATLVDVTGLIIYFTVAGLFLTGRLL; encoded by the coding sequence TTGAATTCTAGAGACGAACTTATCTTCAATCCTGCCGACATTGCCGAAACTCTCAGCGAACTTCCAGCTGACGAGCGGCTGCTCGCATTTTTGAAAGTTCCTAAAGAGTACAAAGCAGAGGTTTTCTCTCATCTTGATCCAGACTTTCAGGAAGATACGATCAGAAGTATCGGAAGCGACGAGGTTTCCGAGATTTTGAATGCAATGACTCCTGATGACAGAACTGCCCTTTTTGAGGACTTTCCCGATGAGCTGATCAAGTATTCTATCAATCACCTTAACCCACAGGAAAGAAGGATCGCCTTGAAGCTATTAGGCTACAACTCCGATTCTATTGCCCGTCTGATGACGCCTTATTATATCCAGATCCGTAAGGAATGGACAGTAAAAAGATGCCTTCAGCAGATTAAGAAGGTAGGTAGAAAGGTGGAAACCATGAATTACCTGTATGTAGTTGATGAAAGAAATCGCCTGATTGATGACCTTGCCATCGGAACTTTATTATTGGAAGAGGAGGATACTCTGGTTTCTGATATGACAGATAATCATTTTGTAGCGATTACCACCACTACTTCCAAAGAAGATGCGGTAACCTATTTCGAAAAATATGACCGTGGTGCTCTTCCCATTATTACCGAAGCAGGTGTTCTGGTTGGAATTGTGACAATTGATGATATCCTTGACCAAATTGAACAACAGAATACCGAAGATATTCAGAAATTTGGGGGGTTGGAAGCATTAGACCTTCCTTATATCCAAACATCATGGACAGAAATGATCAAAAAAAGAGCAACCTGGCTGATCATTCTATTTGTTTCCGAGATGCTGACTGCTTCAGCAATGGGATATTTTGATAAAGAAATTGAAAAAGCTGTTGTTCTTGCCTTATTTGTTCCATTAATTATTTCTAGTGGTGGAAACTCAGGATCTCAGGCTGCTACATTGATTATCCGTGCAATGGCTCTTCAGGAGATTAGCCTGAAAGACTGGTGGTATGTCATGAAAAAAGAGATCATCTCCGGTTTGTGCCTGGGTGCTATTCTGGGAGTGATTGGGTTTATCAGAATTATGCTTTGGCAGAAAATTGGTCTTTTTGATTACGGTCAATATTGGGCATACGTAGGATTAAGTGTTTCTGTTTCCCTGATTGCTATTGTGCTGTGGGGAACTTTATCTGGTTCTATGATTCCATTTGTCCTAAAGAAGTTAAATCTTGACCCTGCAACCTCTTCTGCTCCATTTGTAGCAACATTAGTGGATGTTACAGGATTAATCATCTATTTTACGGTAGCCGGTTTATTCCTTACAGGAAGACTGCTCTAG
- a CDS encoding bacteriocin-like protein, which produces MKNSNLKKLSRQAAKEINGGIGLFRCSEKRPCSVGYCCNGECIDHDCPIEP; this is translated from the coding sequence ATGAAAAATTCAAACCTTAAAAAGCTCAGTAGACAAGCTGCCAAAGAAATTAATGGTGGCATAGGACTTTTCAGATGCAGCGAAAAGAGACCTTGCTCCGTTGGATATTGCTGTAACGGAGAATGCATTGATCATGATTGTCCGATAGAACCTTAA
- a CDS encoding recombinase family protein — MKRADLYIRVSTDEQADKGYSQRDQEERLKRYCENNNIKVGQIIYEDYSAKTFNRPEWIKLLDTLKKKSSKTNVLLFTKWDRFSRNAGDAYQMINILRKINVEPQAIEQPLDLSIPENKMMLAIYLAAPEVENDRRALNTYYGMRRAKKEGRLMGRAPYGYVNRITENGKKYVIQQEPEASNMKWAFNEMSKGVYSASQIMDMMNRKNGKPVKISAFLASLRNTAYCGKIYVEQLNEEEAHFVKSIHEPLISEELFEKVQCIMDGNVNPARPNVKVLSDDNLPLRGFLVCPECGHLITGSASTGRSGNKYYYYHCQSPCSYRYKAEIINSKFLEILQSLEMRASIKNYLKKVLRQNFEKLINNPQRERKAILLEIDRLNSRLKQARNKLMEEVIDDEDYLEIKTDCKGQIEKLESKLTKGKDNKKIDFQKLLDQALSNLVDLAKVYNDGDIDVKRKIIGSIFPEKLQFFKNHYRTTQANVLVSYIYQINNELGTKKNRKESELSPLSGLVPRTGIEPVLLRTGV; from the coding sequence ATGAAAAGAGCCGATTTATATATCCGTGTGTCAACTGATGAGCAGGCAGATAAGGGCTATTCGCAAAGAGATCAGGAGGAGCGATTAAAGCGTTACTGTGAAAACAATAATATTAAAGTAGGCCAAATAATCTATGAAGATTATTCTGCCAAGACTTTTAATAGGCCAGAGTGGATCAAACTACTGGATACGCTAAAGAAAAAAAGCTCAAAAACCAACGTGCTGCTCTTTACAAAATGGGATCGCTTCAGCAGGAACGCTGGCGATGCCTATCAGATGATTAATATACTTAGGAAAATTAACGTTGAACCGCAGGCCATTGAGCAGCCTCTAGATCTTTCAATTCCTGAAAATAAAATGATGCTGGCCATATATCTTGCTGCGCCAGAAGTTGAAAATGACAGGCGCGCTTTGAATACTTATTATGGAATGCGCCGTGCAAAAAAAGAAGGCAGATTAATGGGAAGGGCACCTTACGGCTATGTTAATAGAATTACGGAGAATGGAAAAAAGTATGTAATTCAACAGGAACCGGAAGCTTCTAATATGAAATGGGCATTTAATGAAATGTCCAAAGGCGTGTATTCAGCGAGCCAGATAATGGACATGATGAACAGAAAAAATGGAAAGCCAGTTAAGATAAGTGCCTTTCTTGCAAGTTTACGCAATACCGCATATTGCGGGAAAATTTACGTGGAACAATTAAATGAAGAGGAGGCTCATTTTGTTAAGAGTATTCATGAACCTTTGATCAGTGAAGAACTATTCGAAAAAGTTCAATGTATAATGGATGGAAATGTGAATCCAGCCAGACCTAATGTAAAAGTACTGTCTGATGATAATTTGCCATTAAGAGGTTTCCTTGTGTGTCCAGAATGTGGTCATTTGATTACAGGCAGTGCCTCTACGGGACGTTCCGGAAATAAATATTATTACTATCATTGCCAGTCCCCGTGTTCATACCGTTACAAAGCTGAGATTATTAATTCTAAATTTTTAGAGATATTGCAATCATTAGAAATGCGCGCATCTATAAAAAATTATTTGAAAAAGGTGTTGAGGCAAAATTTTGAAAAATTAATCAATAATCCCCAAAGAGAAAGGAAAGCAATTCTATTAGAAATAGATCGTTTAAACAGCAGATTGAAACAGGCAAGAAATAAACTGATGGAGGAGGTAATTGATGATGAAGATTATCTTGAAATTAAGACCGACTGTAAAGGACAAATTGAAAAGCTTGAATCTAAATTAACTAAAGGAAAAGATAATAAGAAAATAGATTTTCAAAAACTACTAGACCAAGCATTATCGAACCTGGTAGACCTTGCGAAAGTCTATAATGACGGGGATATCGACGTAAAACGTAAAATCATTGGTTCGATATTCCCTGAAAAACTGCAATTTTTTAAAAATCATTATCGAACCACTCAAGCCAATGTTTTAGTCTCTTACATATATCAGATAAACAATGAGTTAGGAACCAAAAAAAACCGGAAAGAAAGTGAATTATCACCTCTTTCCGGTCTTGTACCCAGGACCGGGATCGAACCGGTACTCCTAAGAACTGGTGTTTGA
- a CDS encoding bacteriocin-like protein: MKNLKKISRQEQKEIKGSGIIKRCIEHFECPGGSCCRNTCVTRPCPLE, translated from the coding sequence ATGAAAAATTTAAAGAAAATTAGCAGGCAAGAACAAAAAGAAATTAAAGGTAGTGGGATTATCAAACGATGCATCGAGCACTTTGAATGTCCTGGAGGATCGTGCTGCCGAAATACATGTGTTACCCGTCCTTGTCCATTGGAATAA